The region CCCAGCAGCGCAGGCGCGTTGTCGTTGTCGTCCAGCACGAACACCTGCAGCGTCACCTGGCCGCCCAGGGCGGGCTCGCCCGCGTCGCGCGCGCTCACCTGGAAGcgcagcagctccagctcctcGTGGTCCAGGGGCTGCAGCGCGTGCACCCGGCCGCTCTGCGCGTGCACGGACACGTAGCTCGACAGCGCGCGCTCGCCCACGCGCCGCTCCACCAGCGAGTAGGTCACGCGCGCGTTCTCCTGCGCGTCCGCGTCCGTGGCCGACACCGTGAAGATGTGCGCGCCCGGCGGGTTGTTCTCCTTCACGAACACCGTGTACTCGGCCTGCGCGAACGCGGGCGCGTTGTCGTTCACGTCCGCCACCTCCACCGACACGCTGGCCGTGGCCCACAGCGCCGGCGCGCCTCCGTCCCTGGCGGTCACCACCACCTCGTAGCCGGGGGTGGTCTCGCGGTCCAGGGCGCTGTCCAGCACCAGCGAGTAGTAGTTCTTGAAGGTGGACACCAGCCTGAAGGGGACATGGGGCGTCAGGGAGCAGGTCACCTGCCCGTTCTCTCCGGAGTCGCGGTCAGACACGCTGATCAACGTGATAACTTGGCCTGGCTGGGTATCCTCAGgaacaggaagagacagagaactaATAGTCAACTGTGGGGCATTGTCATTTGTATCTAAAACTTCCACAAAAACTGTACAGTGACCAACCAGTGGTGGCAAGCCTTTGTCAACTGCCTCTAATGGAATCTTGTAGGTTTTACTTTCTTCAAAATCAATAAGTCCTATCACTGTAATTTCTCCACTCACGGCATCTATGTGAAACTTGGATTTTATATCTGGAGACACATCACCAGAGAATGAATACGTAATCTTCCCATTCAAGCCTTCGTCCAAATCTGAGGCATTCACTTTAATTACCAATGTTCCATTCTGGACGTTTTCTGGTAATTTCACTGTATACAGTGATTGGTCGAAAACTGGAGCATTGTCATTGGCATCCAGGACCGTGACGAGTAACTGGACGGTGCCAGTCAGCTCTGGCTTGCCTCCATCCGTGGCTGTGAGCACTAAGTGCAGCTCTGGAGCTTCTTCCCTGTCCAAAGGTTTCCGTAAGACAAGCCCGAGGGGTTCCACCTGCTCGTGGTTGGGTGGTACGTCCAGAGAGAAATGTTCACTGGGGCTCAGTCTGTAAGTCAGCACAGCATTGACACCCACATCTGCATCCGACGCGCCCTCTAGTGGAATCCGAGAGTCAGGCAGCCTGGATTCCGGAATATACAGATTCTTTTGTGTGGATGGGAACACAGGCGGGTTGTCGTTAATGTccctcacctccacctccacgTGGAAAACCTGCAGCGGCCTGTCCACGATCACCTCCAGGTGGATACCACACTCCGCGCTCCGCCCGCACAGCTCCTCGCGGTCGATCCGAGAATTCACAAACAAAATGCCATTCTGCACATTCACCTCCAGAAGGTCCCCGCGCTTCTTGGACGCCACCCGGAACAGGCGCGGCACCAGCTCCGCCAGCTCCAGCCCCAGGTCCTGCGCGATGCGGCCCACAAAGGTGCCGTGTTTGGCCTCCTCGGGGACCGTGTAGTGGAGCTGGCCGCTCCCTGTCCCCCAGGCTGCCAGAATTGTCATAAACAAGAGTAGTTGCTGCCTCTTCCTGTTGTAATCCTCCAAATATATCATTTCAAATCACTGATGTTATATCCTCATCAGTGAATCTTTCCTTAAAACTTGAAGGATCGATTTATTCCTTCATTCCGGTCCTGATATGCTGTCCATTGTTGTGAATCGGAAGAGGGAAATGGTCCTGTTTCTAAGAGAAAATGAATGTCTTTGGTCTGTAGGGAGGACACCATTTAGTAACCAAGAGCGACATCATGTGGCTCAAGTGGTAAGtagaaattacatttttaaatttatactagTAAAATGAAGTTTATTTCACATTGATGTAAATGTTGAGTAATAGTTCCAATGTTTCTTCAAAGTAATCTTAaatcatatataattttttaatattagtgTTGACCCTAATTTTGGCTTCCTCatccctcagaaaaaaaaaatttgtctacagttttaaagattaaaagcttaaaaaaaaagattaaaaacttaAACTAAATGATAGTAAAATTAATCATCTAAACAAGCCTAAATCTAAATTCAATCATTCTCATATTCATTAAAGTCCATATTCTGAAGTCAATATCAGCAATGAAGGAAGTTCCTATACT is a window of Jaculus jaculus isolate mJacJac1 chromosome 13, mJacJac1.mat.Y.cur, whole genome shotgun sequence DNA encoding:
- the LOC101615472 gene encoding protocadherin alpha-7 isoform X13, with amino-acid sequence MIYLEDYNRKRQQLLLFMTILAAWGTGSGQLHYTVPEEAKHGTFVGRIAQDLGLELAELVPRLFRVASKKRGDLLEVNVQNGILFVNSRIDREELCGRSAECGIHLEVIVDRPLQVFHVEVEVRDINDNPPVFPSTQKNLYIPESRLPDSRIPLEGASDADVGVNAVLTYRLSPSEHFSLDVPPNHEQVEPLGLVLRKPLDREEAPELHLVLTATDGGKPELTGTVQLLVTVLDANDNAPVFDQSLYTVKLPENVQNGTLVIKVNASDLDEGLNGKITYSFSGDVSPDIKSKFHIDAVSGEITVIGLIDFEESKTYKIPLEAVDKGLPPLVGHCTVFVEVLDTNDNAPQLTISSLSLPVPEDTQPGQVITLISVSDRDSGENGQVTCSLTPHVPFRLVSTFKNYYSLVLDSALDRETTPGYEVVVTARDGGAPALWATASVSVEVADVNDNAPAFAQAEYTVFVKENNPPGAHIFTVSATDADAQENARVTYSLVERRVGERALSSYVSVHAQSGRVHALQPLDHEELELLRFQVSARDAGEPALGGQVTLQVFVLDDNDNAPALLGPEAGVQAAGVSQLLWRSVGAGHVVTKVRAVDADSGYNAWLSYELQPEAGGARSPFRVGLYTGEISTTRALDEADAPRQRLLVLVKDHGEPALTATATVLLSLVDSGQAPKAPSRSRALVDAAGREASLLDVNVYLIVAICAVSSLLVLTLLLYVALRCSAASPTEGACGPGKPVLVCSSAVGSWSYSQQRRHRVCSGEGPPKADLMAFSPSLPQGPSSTDNPRQPNPDWRYSASLRAGMHSSVHLEEAGILRAGPGGPDQQWPTVSSATPEPEAGEVSPPVGAGVNSNSWTFKYGPSNPKQSGPGELPDKFIIPGSPAIISIRQEPTNSQIDKSDFITFGKKEETKKKKKKKKGNKTQEKKEKGHSTTDNSDQ